CGGTTTTCCGAATTGAATCTGAGATTTCAAATCCAAGTTCACCGGAATCGGAGCGGACTTTCCTCTTCCCATCGGAAAACGAAAACCCGCGAGTTGAACGGAGCCGTTCACATTCAAAGAATGGAATGTTCCACCGATCTTCATCTGAAGACCCAAAATTCCGTTCAAAGTTTTTACGTAATCGGTAAGATTTAAGTTCTGAACCGCAAGATCCAGGTCGAGTTCCGTTCCGTGACGAATACTTCCCGTTCCTGCCAATTGAATCCCGTTGTACGTTACTAAAAATTCCTTGAGTTCCGCGTTTTCGAGAAGCGGAATCGGCTTACTCGCGTTAGGCGATTCTTCCGTTAGGGGATGAAGAATAAAATCGGCTACGAGTTTTAACTCCGGAATCTTATGATTTTTTCCCCCCGTGGAAATCAAAAGATCCTTCGCTCCGATATCCGCGCTCAACTTCAAACGAGTGTCCTTACCCGAGACGGTGATCGGAGCCAAACGCAATTCTCCGTCCAAAACCATCTTCGGGATTCCTGGGATCGTGGATAAAAAATCGGATAGAGGTTTTAAACGAATGGATGATTTTTGAATCGAAAACTGAACGTTTCTTTCCTTAGAGGAAACTCCCGAAATTTCTCCCGCGCCAGACAACCAAACGTCCTGATTGACCCTGAGTTCGAGACTTTCGAGTTTGAGTTTGTCCTCTTTTTCAAGATAACCGAGTTGATACTTAAGACCGAATCCGAAAGGGGCCAGTAACTGATTGCGAACTCGGATTGGAATCGAATCGGAGCCGATATCCGCTTTCGAGATCAACATTCCGCCGGGAACGGAATCGTCTCTGGACAATTCTAAGCCGATTCGAAACGGTTGATCCAAGGATTTGGAATCGTCCTCGAAATAGATTCGAACCGTTTTTTCCGGATTCATCTTAAAGCGTATAACGTCGATTAGCTGGAGAATGCGCACGTTAAGCGGAATCTTGCGAAATCGTACCGTGTCCAGCTCCAAGCCGAGATTGAAACCGTCCACGCCCGCCTTATACGAAGACGCGCCCGATTCCGATACGACGTGAACAAAGATGTCCTTGAGTTCCAGATTCAAATAAGCGCTGACCGGAATGTATGTGGAAATGTCTTCCAACGGCGAGGAAGGAGCTTCTTCCTGTTTCGGTTCTTCTTTGGAGGAAGCGAAAAGTTTTGCGAGGTTCCATTCTCCATTTTTCTGTCTGAGATCGACCTGCAAGCCGACGACCGCGACTCTGGAAAGTTTGGCTCTTCCGAAAAAGATCCAGGGGAGATTGTAGGAAAGATCGAGTTCCTTTACGGAAAGAACCGGTCGTTCTTCGAAGGTCGCATCCGATCTGAGGAGAACATTTTCGAGCGTGATCCCGTATAGAAGGGAGAATTTTGTTACCGTAAAACTCGCGGTTCCTTGTATGGAACCTTGTAGAGCTTTGGATAGTATCAACTGACCCGTAAATCGATTGAATACGAGTTTGTAAATAATTAATAGACTAAATAGAGAATAGTAAAGTCGTCTATGTTTCTCGAAATGACGTTTGAAAGTTTCCACGACTTCTGAACGAATCAGTATTCGAAAGATTCAAGTGCCTCTTCCAACGTCTTGTAGATCTCGAAGATGCTGGCGAGTTTTGTAATCTCCATTAAGTTCTCTATGTCGGAATTCAAGTTGGTAAAAACCATTCTTCCTTTTAAGCCGTCGATATGTTTGTAGATATTGAGGAACATACCGAGTCCGGCGGAGTTGATAAAGGGAACTTTTTTCAAATCGATGATAAATTTCGGAACGTCACCTTTGGAAATGTACTCTTCGATTTTTTGACCTAACTCGAACTCATTTCCCGCTTTTATCGGCCCTTCAATCTTGATGATGTGGACGTCGTTTTTAGTGGTGACTTTGATTTTCATAACCCTGACTTGGATATTGGATGCAAGTATAATTTAATTTCCTGGCAATTTGTAAAGAGAATTTTTCGCGGAGCACTAAAAATCAGGGCAAAAACATATCCGTTAAAACTGATAAGTCCGCAAGTGTAGCAAACGATAGCTTGCATGAATCGGGGGAATAATTCTGGACAAAAAGCCGACTTCTACGATCCTTACGGGTACTCTTATGGCCGAAAGACCTCCTCTCCTTTCCGTAGTCATCCCCATCTACAACGAAGAAAAAACCATTCCCGAACTTACGAGAAGACTCGCGATTTTGCAAGATCTCTTAAGCTCCGAACATTCCTTTAAAAAGGACGACTTAGAAGTTCTTTTCGTAAACGACGGATCGAGAGACGAAAGTTTTTCGGTACTCAAAAAATTCTGTTCTCAGACGAACGGATATAAACTCGTCAACCTTTCCAGAAATTACGGACATCAGACCGCAATCACGGCGGGAATCGACACGGCTCTCGGAGACGCGGTCGTCGTGATGGACGGAGATCTTCAAGATCCTCCCGAATTCGTAAGCGATCTTTACGCAAAACTGCACGAAGGATACGACGTCGTTTATGCGAAACGAAAAAAAAGACCCGGAGAATCCTGGTTCAAACTTTTAACCGCTCACGTATTTTACAGAATTCTAAAGAAGATCACCCGCTTCGACATTCCGATCGACACGGGAGATTTTAGAATCATGAGCAGAAGAGTCACGAACGTTCTTTGTTCCATGCGGGAACAACACCGTTACATCCGAGGTTTGATTTCCTGGATCGGTTTTAAACAAACCGGGCTCGAATACGAAAGGGAAGAACGTTTCGAAGGTGTGACCAAGTTCTCCGTCGGAAAGATGCTCAAATTCGCGTTAGACGGAATCACTTCCTTCTCCTCGGCTCCGCTCAAACTTTCCTCTTATCTCGGATTTTTCACCGCGTTCGGCGGGGCAATCTACGCGTTATACGTCATTTATCTGAGAATTTTCACCTCCGAAACGATCACCGGCTGGAGTTCGATGATGATCGTAGTGCTCATATTAGGCGGAACTCAACTTCTCGCGCTCGGAATGATCGGAGAATATTTGAGCCGAGTGAACGACGAATCCAAAAGCAGACCGCTTTACGTGATCGAGGACGTTTATTCCTCCGTTTCGAAAAAACAAAAATCGACGACCGCAAAGAAAAAATCATAAACGCCCGATTTCCCTCTGGAGATAGATATGAAAAAAGACAAACTTCTGATTCCGGGTCTTCTGCTCTGTTTCGTTTCCTTGGGACTCGCGTTTTATATGGGGTTTCGCAACTGGGAAATTTTCATTCGCACCTGTAGTCTCAAAGATCTTTTGACCTGGGATGAAAACATTCGTCTCAACGTAGTTCTCGATCAGTTTCAAGACTTCCGTGATTTCAAACTCTGGAGGGCCTTCTTTCCGTTTTTGGAATCCCCCACTTGGCCTCCGTTTCGTTCCTTCCTGTCTTTGTTGCTTCTTTTGACGCCGGGCGATATGCCGATCACTTGGAAGGATTCTTTCCTTGGATTGATTTTCTACGTTATCTGCTTTCCTACGATTCTCTATGTCGTTTATCAAATTACGGGTTCGTTCTTTAAGGCCGGTCTGACTTCGATTCTTACTTTAGCGTTGACCCTGCATACGACCGAAGCTCCGTCTTATAGCCTTTCCTCCATGCTCGAAACTCAAGGCATGTTCTTTCTATTATGGACTTATTATACTCTTTATAAGATCTATCGCCAGACGGAAACGGACTTATTTCGGAACGAATTCGATCCCAAAGAAAAGATAGAATGGTCCGTGTTTCTTTCTCTGTTCGGCTTGTTTTTTACGAAATATCCATACGGACTTCTTCTTTTTATCGCGATCTTTATCTACGAGGTCGTTTCCAAGCCGAAAGAATATTCCGAAATTCTAAAGTTTGCCCTGACCGCTCGTTATAAGGGTTTACGGAGAATTTTCGTCATTCTCGTGGTTTTGCTCGTGTTGTCTCTTCCCGTGCTCCGTGTTGTGACGAATCTGAACCTCGACCAAAGACAATTCAAACTCATCATCTACTACTGCACCGTTTTATTGTTCATCGACTTTAATCTTTTCTTATATTCTAAAAGGGAAGAATGGAAAAAGATCGCCCCTTCCTCGATCCGAGCGATTTATCTTTATGCGATCGCACCTTCTCTCGCTTGGATCTTCGCAAACCCGGACCGGGTGATGAGTCTGATCAACGCGCAGATGATCGTAAACGAATACGTGAAAAGTTTCGTATTCGCTTTATTCTCCTCGCCAACGACGACAAGTCCGGTCAGTCATGTCTTCCAAGAACCTTGGATCTTCCGGATCTTTTTCTTCGGAGTTGTGTTGTTGATTCTTTGGTTTTTTAAAAACAGAATCAAAGAAAACAAAGGAAATCTTTTTTCATCCGTCACGGAAACGTTTCGAGATCCTTTGGTGGCGATCACGAGCATTCTATTTTTGCAATATATCATCATCGACGCGACCACGGGCAACAAACAGTTGAGACACGTATTCCCTCCCTTACCCGCGTTGTTCACCGTTTTTTCGCTTTGGATCTTTCGTTTTATCGAAGACGAATTGCAAAATGTTCGGATCGCCGCGATCACTCTCGGAACGATCGTGTTCGTATGGAGTTCCAGTTTGTATGTTCGGGAAGGCGGGCTTCTGCGCAATAGTTTTGAAAAGGTTCAGTATTTTTGTCTGAAAGGATTTCAAACGGATCTGTTTCAACCGGCGAGAGACTTAACCGCAAAAATTTCTCCCGAAGGAAAATACATCGTATTCAACGGATTTCACGAGGACTTCAACTTCGACAAGAAGGGACGATTGATCGCGTCCGAAATCGATCTTCTTATGAGAATGAAAACCTTCTCCAAAGGAAAATACAGAAACGATTCCAGACACAAGTGGAAGTCCTGGGAAGAATTCTCATCCGCTCTCGTGATCGCACCGACCTGCGCTCAAAAGGAGATGATGGAGAAGTTCGCGATCCGTTCCGCAGCGGTGGGAAAAAGCACCGTTCTCAAAAAAGAATACAAACATCCTTCCGGGAATTATTGTCTTCGGGAATATTCGATTCAATAACGAAAGAATATCGTTTTATTCTAATATGCAAAACTTCTTGTGCAGATCGTTCCGTTTAGACCCTTTGTGGGTCTGCGGATCGTGATCTCGCAGTTTGAGTTTGAAATCGTCGCAGGGCTACCCAACGCGTACCCCGTGTTCGTCTGAGAACCGGTTACGGTAAGATTCGTAGCGCTATAATTGAGGCTCGTCGTCGAGGAATTGTAGGAGCCGGACTCGGTCATCGTTCCCGTAATCGTATAATCCGAAGTCAACGTAAGACCGCTCCGAACAAAACTCGGAACGTTCGCGTCCAATAAAATCCTACAACTTTGAAATTGATACTGTAGATTTACGAGGGTATCGGTAGAAGGTTTCGTAAAACTTCCGGTGATCGTAACCTGACCGCCGCCCGGACACGTATCGGTTGTGTTTTGTGCCGCGCCGTAGGTAAGAATCATATCGGTTCTGAATTTTCCCGCGGTGGCGACGATTCCCCAGGCAGTATCCGCGTCCTGATTGGTTTGTCCGTAACTTCCGAGAAGACCGACTAAGGCCGCAAACTCGGCTCCGCTCAACTTGTCTTCTTCCTTCGATTTACAAGACACCGATCCGATCTCGATCAAAAGACAAAAAGCGACCAATCTGAGTAACATACATTTTTCCTAATCAATCAAAATCTGAAATTCAAAACAAAACGCAAAGGAACAAACGATTCTTCCGTTTCCTCTTTTCATTGATTTAAAATGAAACAAATGTGTCAAGAGGTGTTCGAGATTATGAAATCGCATTCTTAGCGCCCTCTCGAACCGAATCCGGGTGCGAAAAAAAGGCGATTCCTTGTAAAAATCAGCGTCTTAAGAAATAAGATCCTATCTTTCATTCTCCGGTTCCTTTTTCAGTTCGGTTTAAAGCGTTAAAACTAAATGCAGGATTTTGAATATTCTATGTTGATTCTCGGAAAATAGATTGCCGGAATCCGGAAGGATGGTTAAAAATGACCTTGTTCTCAAGTAACATGCAACCGTCTTGGATTATCCCTTCCATTCTTTTCGCATTAACGACGGTCATCATTCTAAACCTAGTCTATTTGTTTCTCTACTGGACGGAAAAACATAAGTTCCTTCTCTTCTGGTTTCTTTCCTGGTTTTTCCAATTGGTTTTCCTTTCGGGAAATTTATTCCGAGCGGCTGTCGAAGAAAACGCGTGGATTTCCGTTCTCATCCATTCTTCGGACGTGACACGCGCGTTCTTTTTACTCATGGGAACCTTTCTATTCGCCAAGAAAGCATTTCCAAAAACGATCTATTGGATTTTTCCGATCGGAATTTTTTGGACGGTTCTGGAAGAAATTTATTTCCCAGGTTCGGACCTTGCCTCGGCTCCGATTTATATCATCGTCGGCGGGGCCCATATCTATTCCGGTTTGATTCTTCTCAAACTCCCTTCGACTCATTATAAGGGAACCTTAATCGGAGGTTGGAACTTCGTTCTTTGGGGAATTCATATCATCGACTATCCGCTTTTGAGACCGGTCCCCGAACTTGCGGTGTTCGGTTTTTTACTCGGGGGTCTGTTTCGTCTAACGAGTGCTATTTCAATTTTGATCATATACTTCGAATGGTCCCGCGAAGCAGAGATCAGACTCGATTCCTTATATAAAAAAATCATCGACACTTCCCAGGAAGGAATTTGGATTTTGGATCGGGAGGGAAACACCACCTTTGCCAATCACAAAATCGGAGAGTTATACGGAGTCGATCCGGACAAGATGGTCGGCCGAAACATCCTGGATATCGTAGAACCGGAACGAAGAAAGGCGGTGGCCGATCGTTTGGAAGCGAGAAAAAAGGGAATCACCGAAATTTCGGAATACAATTTCGTAAACGCAAAAGGCGAACAGAAATACGCGATCGCATCCGCCAACCCGCTCTACGACGATCAGGGAAATTACGACGGCGCGCTCGCGATGATCGTAGATATAACGTCTCTCAAAATCGTCGAGGAAAAACTCAGGGAAAGCGAAAGACAGATTTCGACGATCATCAGCAATATATCGGGAATCGTATATCGTTGTAAAAACGATCCGCCTCATTGGACGATGGAATACATCAGCGAAGGTTGTCTTCAACTCACCGGATATACGTCGTCGGATTTTGTGGATAAAAAAATATTAGATTTCGGTGATATAATCCTGGAAGAAGATCAGGAAGAGGTGGCAACGGGGGTTTCCTCTTCCGTGGAATCCCGGGCTCCGTATCAAATCACGTATAGAATCCGAAAGAAGGACGGAAGCATTCAGTGGTGTTTCGAACAAGGGATCGGCGTTTTCGGGGCGGACGGAACACTTCAGGGTTTGGAAGGTGTGATCATAGACTACTCCCTTCCGAAACAAGCGGAAGAATTGATCAGCAATTCTCTCCGTGAAAAGGAACTTCTACTTCGGGAAATCCACCATAGAGTGAAAAACTATATGCAGGTTTTATCAAGTCTCATCGGTTTACAATCCGAGTATTCCCAAGATCCGAACGCGAAGAAGGTATTGGAAGACAGCCAAAATCGAATCGCCTCGATGGCGATGATTCACGAAACCTTATATTCAAAAAGTGTGGAGAGCCAGACCTTTCTACCCGATTATATCCGAAAATTGATCTCGAATCTGATGCGTTTTTTCGGATACGACGACCAGGAACTTCAGATCGATATCTATTGCGATTCGATCGTTCTCAACCAATCGATCCTGATCCCTCTCGGTTTAATACTCAACGAACTCATCACGAACTCGATGAAACACGCCTTCCCCAAAATTAGAGGTTTGAAAAAACTCAGCGTAAGTTTTAAACTGGACGAAAAGAATTATTCGCGTCTCGAAGTGACCGATAACGGTCCGGGGAAGTTTCCGAATTCTCAACCGAAAAAGGATTCCTTAGGAACCGAACTCGTACAATTGCTTACACATCAATTAAAAGGAACCTTGCAGGAATCCACGAACGCGGAAGGTTTTACGACGACCGTTTCCCTTCCTCCTACGATTCAAAAATGATCGTTTAAGCCGCGACCGTTTTTTCCGAATTCAACTTTTCTAATGTAGATCCGGAACTGTCCGATGTTCTCGAAGCGATCTCCTCGAAAGTTTCCCTATATTTCTCGTGATTCGTTCCCATAACCTTATCCCAAAAATTGAAATAGAGGGAATAGTTGCAGTTGAAATACTTATGATGCATGTTGTGATGTGTGGTCGTGTTATGCCAATTCGTGAACTTGCTTCTCAAAAACCAGGAAGGAAAAAGTTCGTAGGAAAGATGACCCAAAACGTTAAGCGAAGTCATATAAATAAAGAATACGATCATCGCTCCCTGATGTAAGGGAAGAATCACCGAAGCGAGCGGAATGATTCCGGATTCCACGATCGCCTCCAGGGGATGAAAGGAAAACGCGGCCCAAGGAGAAGGATTGGTGGACTTGTGATGGACCAAATGGAAACTTTTAAACAGAAGTTTGTGGTGCATCATCCGATGTGTCCAATAAAAATACGTGTCGTGAAGAAGGATCAACGCGAAGACGCTGAAGATCAGATAACCGATCCCGTAATCGGAAACGTTGTCATAAATCAAATTGTATCCGTTTACTTGAGACCAAGCCGTGAATATTCCCGAAAGCGCGAAGATCACAAACGTAATCAGCGAGTATTTGACTTCGTGTAGAATTTTTTCCCTTTCCGGTTTTTTACCCTGAATCAGTTTGTGGGAAAGTTTTTTACCGAGGAGAATCCAAACGATCAGGAACGCGGTTCCGGCAAAGAGCAGATAACGTAACAACAGGGTTCCCCAGACGATTCCGAAAAAGCCGGAGTAACCGACCTTAGAAAGCAATTCTTCCATTTCCATTCTCCCCTTATCGATTTTGATTATGGACCGAAACCCTCATTTAAGCTTGCTCTTTTCAAAATCGTTCAGGTTAATTTTCGGTTCCACGCGATTTTTTCTGTACTCTGTCGGCGTATAGGATGTAAGTTCCTTAAAAGCACGGTTGAAAGGTCCGAGGGATTGATACCCCAAGTCCATCGCGATTCGAATCACGGGGATCTCGTCCTTGTCGGAATTCAATAAAATTTCGCAGGCTTCCTGAATTCTATATCGGTTTAAAAAATCGTTAAAATTTCGGAAACCCAGATTGCCGTTGATCAACCTTCTGAGTTTGTATTCGTGCACCTGAAGTTCTTCCGCGAGGCTTCGAATCGTAAGACCTTCCGAACGATACATCTTCTCCTTTTCAAAAGCGTCTATGAGCTTTTTCTGAAGAACCGGATCGACCGGAGGAGTTTTCTCCTCTTCGACCGCACCTTCCCTTTTTTGAATCAGACCTTCCTTCAACTCGAACATCAGAAAGTGAAACGCAAGGATCAGTCCCCAAGCCAGAATTCCGTTGATCAGATCCAGTATTTCGGATAATTCTTTTCCGCGTAAAAATAGGTGCGAAAAAATGTTAAGCGCAATCACAGTTCCGGAAATGAGAATGTGAATTTGTCTGAGTGTTCTTCTGGATTCGACGAGATCGTCCGTTCTTCCGATATACGTTTGTACGATCGCGGTCAAAACAAAACCGAGCGAGAAGATGGATGGTAATAAAATTTGGGAAAGAATTCTTTCCGATTCCACCGGACCACGAAGCGAAATTTGTCCGAGTTCGGGATAAGTGACAACCGCAGAGATGATCAACTTGCCGGCCAATAAAAACCAAAACCAAGTTTTGATTTCGAAATGATCGTCAAACGCCGCTAAGGTGATCAGCCAATAAAAAAACGGAAGAGCCAAGAGGCATAAAAAAAGAACGTTGCGGGCGATAAACGGAATTTTTACGTCCACGTCCAAGTTTAAGATCAGGTAAGCAAGAATGGTCAGTATAAAACATACCGCGATTCTTCCTCGAATATCATACCAATAACGCGCTATAAAAAAAATGAAAAGCGAAACGAGTCCGCCGATGGAAAAGAAATGGAGAATATTCGTAATTTCGCTAATCACTGATTCCTTCCAGATTTTCCAACTCTGCCCAAAAGTCTTTTGTTTGTAAATCAGGAAGCAGGTTTCGAATCCGTTCGCTGTCGATAAAACAGTCTTCTTTCTTGGATTCTTCTATCTCCGTTTTGGAAATTTTTTCGTGTTCTTCCAAATAGGAAAATATTTCTTTCCAAGTATGCCATTGATTGTCCGAAAGATTGAGCACGTTTGGAATCGTGTCGAAACCATCTTGTTCGATCTTTTGGATCAGTAAAGAAATCGTTCGAGCGATATCGTCTCCGTGAATCAAATTGAGTTGTCTCGAACTTTTTTTTACGAGTCCCTTTCTCGCCCAATCCGCGGGGTTTCTCAAAGGTCCGTAGATTCCGGACAATCTGAGAATTTTACCTCCTCTTTGAAGCCATTCTTTTTCGACAGCAAACCGATCGTGGTCTTCCTGAAGAGGAGTCGTTTCGACGATATCGGAAACCCTTTGGTAAATACTCGTGGTTCCGAGAAGTATCGAGTTCTTTCCGACCGAAAACGCCAAATTGATAAACGAATTCGGATCGGAAAGTTTTTGAATCGGAAACGTTACGATACAAAGATCGAAGAAGTTCTGTGAATATTCTTCCCCGAACTTCTTTAAGGATTCCACATTCGAAAAATCGAATATTTCAGTTCCTGCAACGCTCGTATTGGAAGAAAACGTTTTCAGCTCTACGTTTTCTCGGGATCTTAACGTTTCGGAGATCCGGATTCCGGTATAACCTAAACCGAAAATTCCGATCCGCATCTATTCGAGGCCCAGTCGTTTGTAGATCAGTCCCACTTTTTCAAGATACGGTTCTATTTTGAATATATCGTCCAGGTCCTTTTGTGTAAGAACCTTGTTGACCCTTTCGTCTTTTTCCAGTCTTGTTTTGAGAGTTTCGGATTGATTCGCCCATACCGCCATCGCGTGTTCTTGAACGATCAGATATGCGTCTTCTCTTACGATTTTTCCTTTTTCGATCAAAGCGAGAAGAACCTTTTGAGAAAAGATCAGACCTCGTGTGACGCCTAACGTCCTTTCGATCGCGTCCGGATATACGTGAATATTCTTAATCACGAACAACATCTTATCCAATATATATTCGAGTCCGATCGTCGAATCCGGAAGTACAACCCTTTCCGCGGAAGAATGTGAGATATCTCTTTCGTGCCAAAGCGCGACGTCCTGCAACCCGACGTTTACGTTGGCGCGAATCACTCTGGAAAGACCGGAGATTCTTTCGCAGATTACCGGGTTTCTTTTATGAGGCATAGCGGAAGATCCTTTTTGTCCGGCCGAGAACGGTTCTTCCACTTCTCTTCCTTCCGTCTTTTGCAGAAGTCGGATCTCCGTCGCCATTCTATCCAAGGAAGAAGCGGTGACCCCGAGAACGGAAAGATAAAATGCGTGGCGATCTCTCGATACTACTTGAGTCGCGATCGGGTCCACTCTAAGCCCCATCTTCTCGCACACGTAAGCTTCGATTTCCGGATCGATGTTGGAATAGGTTCCGACGGCGCCCGAAAGTTTTCCGACGGCGATCTCTTCGCGAGCGTCTGCCATTCTTTTTCTATTTCGGTTTAATTCTTCAAAAAATAATGCGAACTTGAGACCGAGCGTCATCGGCTCTGCGTGGATTCCGTGGGATCTTCCGATACAAGGTAGGTCTCTGTATTGGATCGCCTTTTCGCGAACCGCTACGATGAGCGCGTCCGTTTTTTTAAGGATCAGATCCATTGCCTGAACCATTTGAACGCAGAGCGCCGTGTCTCCGATGTCGGATGACGTAAGTCCGTAGTGAACGTGTCTTCCTGCGGGTCCGATGTAGGAATTCATGTTCGTCAAAAACGCGATCACGTCGTGATGGACCTTGCTTTCGATTTCGAGAATCTCATCCACCTTGAACTTAGCTTTCGATTTGATCTCTTGAAAATCCTCGGCCGGAACTTCTCCGCGTTTCATTCGGATTTCGCAGGCAAGAATTTCTATTTCTTTCCAAATTTCGAATTTGTTCTCTAATTCCCAGATTTTGGAAATTTCAGGATTGGAATAACGATCGATCATGGCGCAGGGGTTCCTTGGGAATGAAGTCCTAATCCACTCTTCCACGGAAGGTCTTTCTGTAAAAAGAAAAATGGACGGTCTACCGACCTCTTTTACCCGAGTTCGAAGGAGCGGACGAATTCCCGAATCGTGTTGATATGATCGATCTCCGGAGATGGATTCTCCTTACTCGGCTCGTAAAGATGTTCGTCGAAAACGTGATAATCGAAAATCTTCAAAGAAAAGTCCGGAAACGTGATGATGATATTTTCGGAATGAATGTCGAAAATGAGTTTTTCCTCTTGAGCCAGATGTTTGGTCACCTCGATCACGCGATGAAAATCCAGAGCGATTTTTTTCAACTTGGAACGGCTGATCACCCCGAATTTATGCGTGTCAAAACTCAACTTCCATTTTGGGAAGAATGCGTCCTGCAAAGGGTTTTGTCGGATCTTTTCGTTCAGTCGGATGAATTCTTTTAAATGTTTTCCAGGAAGAAGGTTTTGGTTGTCGCAGGGAGTTAAGGTAAGAATGGAACTCCCGAACGGGGTTCTTCTCGCTCGAAGACCCATGAAGTAGCGTGTCGGAAGAACAAGATCGGGAATCAAAGACTTCAACTTCCAATAATGAAGCCTTTCCAAACCCAAACGCGAAAACTTAAAATGAATGTCTTCCTTCGCCGATCTCGTCCAAGTTTTGGACTTCAAAAAATCCATCAGTTGAATCTCTTCCGATTTCAAATATCGATCCAGATTCTTATTCACGTGTTTGTATAAGGAGCCG
This window of the Leptospira barantonii genome carries:
- a CDS encoding LIC_11026 family protein; translation: METFKRHFEKHRRLYYSLFSLLIIYKLVFNRFTGQLILSKALQGSIQGTASFTVTKFSLLYGITLENVLLRSDATFEERPVLSVKELDLSYNLPWIFFGRAKLSRVAVVGLQVDLRQKNGEWNLAKLFASSKEEPKQEEAPSSPLEDISTYIPVSAYLNLELKDIFVHVVSESGASSYKAGVDGFNLGLELDTVRFRKIPLNVRILQLIDVIRFKMNPEKTVRIYFEDDSKSLDQPFRIGLELSRDDSVPGGMLISKADIGSDSIPIRVRNQLLAPFGFGLKYQLGYLEKEDKLKLESLELRVNQDVWLSGAGEISGVSSKERNVQFSIQKSSIRLKPLSDFLSTIPGIPKMVLDGELRLAPITVSGKDTRLKLSADIGAKDLLISTGGKNHKIPELKLVADFILHPLTEESPNASKPIPLLENAELKEFLVTYNGIQLAGTGSIRHGTELDLDLAVQNLNLTDYVKTLNGILGLQMKIGGTFHSLNVNGSVQLAGFRFPMGRGKSAPIPVNLDLKSQIQFGKPFVPDLIRLDSLSLVTKGVEGKESLSIASNGTMYLTKGFRMNLPSLVLKTELDRLTPTLPLSLRESLVPVRNNLGNKITLTGGVDYSIVDGAQSILGKLLFDLPGIQVRDLKADLDVKIAKDSSISLPKFDLSAFESKFRMEVGGNLRKASKNEEGVFGDLIPDLKGSIVLKSDKTAYLFKGISFEGLFAINFRLKNSIANGSLVSKNSNFGYANAFCPGEDCKLYQIEGLNAEFPFVHDLSLKTTQNLIDGNKEKFIKTYGRIPVPNFTIKQIVGTHPSISGIPFDYVKPRNGQPGLSARIDYSENFLKLEYLKVFTLDGLVNGKDIIVNVGEGKPETMEFSAVIQIKDIDLKQLLPPKNRSKIDDGKIKADLNVSGRNLADPIPNINLFFSVFQIGQDFAKSAVNIFTPSNVFTDFIYNSYAVDKIEVELSKGLVYAVIQFKRSILNTIINLENSQISQQRMPLANFLKRARSEIDTYQ
- a CDS encoding STAS domain-containing protein — its product is MKIKVTTKNDVHIIKIEGPIKAGNEFELGQKIEEYISKGDVPKFIIDLKKVPFINSAGLGMFLNIYKHIDGLKGRMVFTNLNSDIENLMEITKLASIFEIYKTLEEALESFEY
- a CDS encoding glycosyltransferase family 2 protein → MAERPPLLSVVIPIYNEEKTIPELTRRLAILQDLLSSEHSFKKDDLEVLFVNDGSRDESFSVLKKFCSQTNGYKLVNLSRNYGHQTAITAGIDTALGDAVVVMDGDLQDPPEFVSDLYAKLHEGYDVVYAKRKKRPGESWFKLLTAHVFYRILKKITRFDIPIDTGDFRIMSRRVTNVLCSMREQHRYIRGLISWIGFKQTGLEYEREERFEGVTKFSVGKMLKFALDGITSFSSAPLKLSSYLGFFTAFGGAIYALYVIYLRIFTSETITGWSSMMIVVLILGGTQLLALGMIGEYLSRVNDESKSRPLYVIEDVYSSVSKKQKSTTAKKKS
- a CDS encoding sensor histidine kinase; amino-acid sequence: MTLFSSNMQPSWIIPSILFALTTVIILNLVYLFLYWTEKHKFLLFWFLSWFFQLVFLSGNLFRAAVEENAWISVLIHSSDVTRAFFLLMGTFLFAKKAFPKTIYWIFPIGIFWTVLEEIYFPGSDLASAPIYIIVGGAHIYSGLILLKLPSTHYKGTLIGGWNFVLWGIHIIDYPLLRPVPELAVFGFLLGGLFRLTSAISILIIYFEWSREAEIRLDSLYKKIIDTSQEGIWILDREGNTTFANHKIGELYGVDPDKMVGRNILDIVEPERRKAVADRLEARKKGITEISEYNFVNAKGEQKYAIASANPLYDDQGNYDGALAMIVDITSLKIVEEKLRESERQISTIISNISGIVYRCKNDPPHWTMEYISEGCLQLTGYTSSDFVDKKILDFGDIILEEDQEEVATGVSSSVESRAPYQITYRIRKKDGSIQWCFEQGIGVFGADGTLQGLEGVIIDYSLPKQAEELISNSLREKELLLREIHHRVKNYMQVLSSLIGLQSEYSQDPNAKKVLEDSQNRIASMAMIHETLYSKSVESQTFLPDYIRKLISNLMRFFGYDDQELQIDIYCDSIVLNQSILIPLGLILNELITNSMKHAFPKIRGLKKLSVSFKLDEKNYSRLEVTDNGPGKFPNSQPKKDSLGTELVQLLTHQLKGTLQESTNAEGFTTTVSLPPTIQK
- a CDS encoding sterol desaturase family protein — its product is MEELLSKVGYSGFFGIVWGTLLLRYLLFAGTAFLIVWILLGKKLSHKLIQGKKPEREKILHEVKYSLITFVIFALSGIFTAWSQVNGYNLIYDNVSDYGIGYLIFSVFALILLHDTYFYWTHRMMHHKLLFKSFHLVHHKSTNPSPWAAFSFHPLEAIVESGIIPLASVILPLHQGAMIVFFIYMTSLNVLGHLSYELFPSWFLRSKFTNWHNTTTHHNMHHKYFNCNYSLYFNFWDKVMGTNHEKYRETFEEIASRTSDSSGSTLEKLNSEKTVAA
- a CDS encoding AraC family transcriptional regulator gives rise to the protein MISEITNILHFFSIGGLVSLFIFFIARYWYDIRGRIAVCFILTILAYLILNLDVDVKIPFIARNVLFLCLLALPFFYWLITLAAFDDHFEIKTWFWFLLAGKLIISAVVTYPELGQISLRGPVESERILSQILLPSIFSLGFVLTAIVQTYIGRTDDLVESRRTLRQIHILISGTVIALNIFSHLFLRGKELSEILDLINGILAWGLILAFHFLMFELKEGLIQKREGAVEEEKTPPVDPVLQKKLIDAFEKEKMYRSEGLTIRSLAEELQVHEYKLRRLINGNLGFRNFNDFLNRYRIQEACEILLNSDKDEIPVIRIAMDLGYQSLGPFNRAFKELTSYTPTEYRKNRVEPKINLNDFEKSKLK